The proteins below come from a single Thermopolyspora flexuosa genomic window:
- a CDS encoding ABC transporter permease — protein sequence MKPINLAKRAVVALALPVVLVAIWWVATANSTSIFWPPLSRIVGVFGETWFTGRFTADVLPSLARLFVGYLAALALGVAMGVAIGSFRVLRGLVEPVLEFFRAIPPPVLVPILMLFAGIGNEMKVLVIVSGCLWPVLLNTVEGVRGLDEVLRDTARCYRLGPRARLLRLILPGASPQIAAGARQALSIGIILMVISEMFAASNGVGFTIIQFQRSFAIPQMWTGIIVLGLIGIALSVIFRMVERRLLSWYIGVREAHRTEG from the coding sequence ATGAAGCCGATCAACCTCGCCAAGCGGGCCGTGGTGGCGCTGGCGCTCCCGGTCGTGCTCGTCGCGATCTGGTGGGTGGCGACGGCGAACAGCACGAGCATCTTCTGGCCGCCGCTCAGCCGGATCGTCGGCGTGTTCGGCGAGACGTGGTTCACCGGCCGGTTCACCGCCGACGTGCTGCCCAGCCTGGCGCGGCTGTTCGTCGGCTACCTGGCCGCGCTGGCGCTCGGGGTGGCGATGGGCGTCGCGATCGGGTCGTTCCGCGTGCTGCGCGGCCTGGTCGAGCCGGTGCTGGAGTTCTTCCGCGCGATCCCGCCGCCGGTGCTCGTGCCGATCCTCATGCTGTTCGCCGGCATCGGCAACGAGATGAAGGTGCTGGTGATCGTCTCCGGCTGCCTGTGGCCCGTGCTGCTCAACACCGTCGAGGGCGTGCGGGGCCTGGACGAGGTGCTGCGCGACACCGCCCGCTGCTACCGGCTCGGGCCGCGGGCCCGGCTGCTGCGGCTGATCCTGCCGGGGGCGAGCCCGCAGATCGCCGCCGGGGCGCGCCAGGCGCTGTCCATCGGGATCATCCTCATGGTGATCAGCGAGATGTTCGCCGCGAGCAACGGCGTCGGGTTCACCATCATCCAGTTCCAGCGCAGCTTCGCCATCCCGCAGATGTGGACCGGGATCATCGTGCTCGGCCTGATCGGCATCGCGCTGTCCGTGATCTTCCGGATGGTCGAGCGCCGCCTGCTGAGCTGGTACATCGGAGTGCGCGAGGCGCACCGGACAGAGGGCTGA
- a CDS encoding ABC transporter ATP-binding protein, which yields MIEIRNVTKRYGEHAVVDRVSLTIPRGGVTSIIGANGAGKSTLLSIISRLLPADEGTVTVDGMDVATTPTERLARRLAILRQDNHMPVRLTVRELVAFGRFPHTGGRLTAEDHRLVDEALRYFELTDLADRHLDQLSGGQRQRAFVAMTLCQDTDYVLLDEPLNNLDMRHSVQMMRRLRRMAEDYGKTVVIVVHDINFASCHSDVIVAMKHGRVIAQGPTAEMMTPEILGEVYDLDIDVHELSGRRIGVYFA from the coding sequence GTGATCGAAATCAGGAACGTCACCAAAAGGTACGGCGAGCACGCCGTCGTCGACCGGGTGTCGCTCACCATCCCCCGGGGCGGCGTGACCTCGATCATCGGCGCGAACGGCGCCGGCAAGTCCACCCTGCTGTCGATCATCAGCCGGCTGCTGCCCGCCGACGAGGGCACGGTCACCGTCGACGGCATGGACGTCGCCACCACCCCCACCGAGCGCCTCGCCCGCCGCCTGGCCATCCTCCGCCAGGACAACCACATGCCGGTCCGGCTCACCGTGCGCGAGCTCGTCGCGTTCGGCCGGTTCCCGCACACCGGGGGCAGGCTCACCGCCGAGGACCACCGGCTCGTGGACGAGGCGCTGCGGTACTTCGAGCTCACCGACCTCGCCGACCGGCACCTCGACCAGCTCTCCGGCGGGCAGCGGCAGCGCGCGTTCGTCGCCATGACCCTCTGCCAGGACACCGACTACGTGCTGCTCGACGAGCCGCTCAACAACCTCGACATGCGCCACTCGGTGCAGATGATGCGCCGCCTGCGCCGCATGGCCGAGGACTACGGCAAGACCGTCGTGATCGTGGTGCACGACATCAACTTCGCCTCCTGCCACTCCGACGTGATCGTGGCGATGAAGCACGGCCGGGTGATCGCCCAAGGGCCCACCGCCGAGATGATGACCCCCGAGATCCTCGGCGAGGTCTACGACCTCGACATCGACGTGCACGAGCTGTCCGGCCGCCGCATCGGCGTCTACTTCGCCTGA
- a CDS encoding DUF488 family protein, which produces MEVFTVGHGARTAEAFLAVLRDAGVTTLADVRRFPGSRRHPQFGRAALAAALAEAGIGYEWQGEALGGRRSRRPGSRHTALRHAAFSGYADHMDTAEFRAAVDELVRRAARGERIAVMCAETVWWHCHRMLIADALAMRGATVVHLLDAGRRQPYRPHPNVRRGDDGWPVYDVPDTLPGL; this is translated from the coding sequence ATGGAGGTGTTCACGGTCGGGCACGGCGCGCGGACGGCCGAGGCGTTCCTCGCGGTGCTGCGGGACGCCGGGGTGACGACGCTGGCCGACGTGCGGCGGTTCCCCGGGTCGCGGCGGCACCCGCAGTTCGGGCGCGCGGCGCTCGCCGCCGCGCTCGCCGAGGCGGGCATCGGCTACGAGTGGCAGGGCGAGGCCCTGGGCGGGCGCCGGTCGCGGCGGCCCGGCTCCCGGCACACCGCGCTGCGCCACGCCGCGTTCTCCGGCTACGCCGACCACATGGACACCGCGGAGTTCCGCGCCGCGGTCGACGAGCTGGTACGGCGGGCCGCCCGCGGCGAGCGGATCGCGGTGATGTGCGCCGAGACCGTGTGGTGGCACTGCCACCGCATGCTCATCGCCGACGCGCTCGCGATGCGCGGGGCGACCGTGGTCCACCTGCTCGACGCGGGGCGGCGGCAGCCGTACCGGCCGCATCCGAACGTGCGGCGCGGGGACGACGGCTGGCCGGTGTACGACGTGCCCGACACCCTGCCCGGCCTGTAG
- a CDS encoding iron chelate uptake ABC transporter family permease subunit yields MSATTTTSGTPVAAGTAVPTATAFAAARRRERRMLAVLALLALAAVAAFAFIGIKGNWEFALAIRFRKIATMAVVGVAIAWSSVLFQTVTGNRILTPSIMGFDQLFVLIQTVIVFLFGALALATADPRLLFSGQVAAMVGFSTLLHRWLFGRRGRDLYVMVLAGVIFGTLFGSLANLAARLINPNDFVVLQDSLFASLNQVDPGLLGFSALLIGAMAAWTLRLRHRLDVVALGRDHATNLGVDHAAVVNRALVIVAVLVSVATALVGPITFLGLLVANLARQLVGTFRHGVLLPAAALIAVITLVGGQLILERVFTMDTALTVIVNFVGGVYFIALLIRESRR; encoded by the coding sequence ATGAGCGCGACGACCACCACGTCCGGCACGCCGGTCGCGGCCGGTACCGCCGTGCCGACCGCCACGGCGTTCGCGGCGGCGCGGCGCCGGGAGCGCCGCATGCTCGCCGTACTCGCCCTCCTCGCGCTCGCCGCGGTCGCCGCGTTCGCGTTCATCGGCATCAAGGGCAACTGGGAGTTCGCGCTCGCCATCCGGTTCCGGAAGATCGCCACGATGGCCGTGGTCGGGGTGGCGATCGCCTGGTCGAGCGTGCTGTTCCAGACGGTGACCGGCAACCGCATCCTCACCCCATCGATCATGGGCTTCGACCAGCTCTTCGTGCTGATCCAGACCGTGATCGTGTTCCTGTTCGGGGCGCTGGCGCTCGCCACCGCCGACCCGCGGCTGCTGTTCTCCGGCCAGGTCGCGGCGATGGTCGGCTTCTCCACGCTGCTGCACCGGTGGCTGTTCGGCCGCCGCGGGCGCGACCTCTATGTCATGGTGCTCGCCGGGGTGATCTTCGGCACGCTGTTCGGCAGCCTCGCCAACCTCGCCGCCCGGCTGATCAACCCCAACGACTTCGTCGTGCTGCAGGACAGCCTGTTCGCCAGCCTCAACCAGGTCGACCCCGGTCTGCTCGGCTTCTCCGCGCTGCTCATCGGCGCGATGGCCGCCTGGACGCTGCGGCTGCGGCACCGGCTCGACGTCGTGGCGCTCGGCCGGGACCACGCGACCAACCTCGGCGTCGACCACGCCGCGGTGGTGAACCGGGCGCTGGTGATCGTCGCGGTGCTGGTGTCGGTGGCGACCGCGCTCGTGGGGCCGATCACCTTCCTCGGCCTGCTCGTGGCGAACCTCGCCCGGCAGCTTGTCGGCACCTTCCGGCACGGCGTCCTGCTGCCCGCCGCCGCGCTCATCGCGGTGATCACGCTGGTGGGCGGCCAGCTCATCCTCGAGCGGGTCTTCACCATGGACACCGCGCTCACCGTGATCGTCAACTTCGTCGGCGGCGTCTACTTCATCGCCCTGCTCATCCGGGAGTCCCGACGGTGA
- a CDS encoding ABC transporter permease: protein MTAAVTASGPRTGRRRHRPAPAWLLGLIGLAGLVAVVELVPRAGLVDERYLPPCSAMLAALAEQAGTAEFWTALLETLRGWAIGLAIALVAGVVLGIVIGSAPLLRAATASTIEFLRPIPSVALIPLAVLLFGTDMRSTLLLVVYASFWQVLVQVLYGVRDVDPVADQTARMYRFRPLTRVRKVIWPTALPYVMTGFRLGASVALILEITGELIIGSPGLGRQIAVAQSSGAVAPMYALVIVVGLIGVAVNVVARTAERRVLRWHPSVRTEVA, encoded by the coding sequence GTGACCGCGGCGGTGACGGCGAGCGGGCCCCGGACCGGCAGGCGCCGTCACCGCCCTGCGCCCGCCTGGCTTCTCGGGCTGATCGGGCTGGCCGGGCTCGTGGCGGTGGTGGAACTCGTGCCCCGGGCCGGGCTGGTCGACGAGCGGTACCTGCCGCCGTGCAGCGCGATGCTCGCGGCGCTCGCCGAGCAGGCGGGCACCGCCGAGTTCTGGACGGCGCTGCTCGAGACGCTGCGCGGCTGGGCGATCGGCCTCGCGATCGCCCTGGTCGCGGGGGTGGTGCTCGGCATCGTGATCGGCAGCGCGCCGCTGCTGCGCGCGGCGACCGCCTCCACGATCGAGTTCCTGCGGCCGATCCCCTCGGTGGCGCTGATCCCGCTCGCCGTGCTGCTGTTCGGCACCGACATGCGCTCGACCCTGCTGCTGGTCGTCTACGCCTCCTTCTGGCAGGTGCTCGTGCAGGTGCTGTACGGCGTGCGGGACGTGGACCCGGTCGCCGACCAGACCGCGCGGATGTACCGGTTCCGGCCGCTCACCCGGGTGCGGAAGGTCATCTGGCCGACCGCCCTGCCGTACGTGATGACCGGGTTCCGGCTCGGCGCCTCGGTCGCGCTGATCCTGGAGATCACCGGCGAGCTGATCATCGGGTCGCCGGGGCTCGGCAGGCAGATCGCGGTGGCGCAGAGCTCGGGCGCGGTCGCGCCGATGTACGCCCTGGTGATCGTGGTCGGCCTGATCGGCGTGGCGGTCAACGTGGTCGCCCGCACGGCCGAGCGCCGGGTGCTGCGCTGGCACCCGTCCGTCCGTACGGAGGTGGCGTAG
- a CDS encoding ABC transporter substrate-binding protein, with protein MKVNVIPIIDVAPIYLGKEQGFFAEQGLEVELVTAQGGAAIVPAVVSGQVEFGFSNLTSLIIARSQQVPVKVVVAGAGSTGEQGKDFGGIVVKAGSPIKSAKDLEGKRVAVNTLNNINDTTVRASVRAAGGDPKKINFVELPFPDMLPALDKGTIDAAQVVEPFLATAVKNGDRVIASNYVDTAPKLTVAAYFTSEQLAQSNPDLVQRFAAAMKKSQQYAEENPDAVRKILPTYTKIDASLTESLTLPSFPTEIDPNSVETLTRLAVDDGLITTAPDGKELLP; from the coding sequence GTGAAGGTCAACGTCATCCCCATCATCGACGTCGCCCCCATCTACCTGGGCAAGGAACAGGGTTTCTTCGCCGAGCAGGGCCTGGAAGTGGAACTCGTCACCGCCCAGGGCGGTGCGGCGATCGTCCCGGCCGTGGTGAGCGGTCAGGTGGAGTTCGGGTTCAGCAACCTCACCTCGCTCATCATCGCCCGCTCCCAGCAGGTGCCGGTCAAGGTGGTGGTCGCCGGCGCCGGTTCCACGGGCGAGCAGGGCAAGGACTTCGGCGGCATCGTCGTCAAGGCCGGCAGCCCGATCAAGTCCGCCAAGGACCTGGAGGGCAAGCGGGTCGCGGTGAACACGCTCAACAACATCAACGACACCACGGTCCGCGCCTCGGTCCGCGCCGCCGGCGGCGACCCGAAGAAGATCAACTTCGTCGAGCTGCCGTTCCCGGACATGCTCCCCGCGCTCGACAAGGGCACGATCGACGCCGCGCAGGTGGTCGAGCCGTTCCTCGCCACCGCGGTGAAGAACGGCGACCGCGTGATCGCGTCGAACTACGTCGACACCGCGCCCAAGCTCACCGTCGCCGCGTACTTCACCTCGGAGCAGCTCGCCCAGTCCAACCCCGACCTGGTGCAGCGCTTCGCCGCCGCGATGAAGAAGTCGCAGCAGTACGCCGAGGAGAACCCGGACGCGGTGCGCAAGATCCTGCCCACCTACACCAAGATCGACGCCTCGCTCACCGAGTCGCTCACCCTGCCGAGCTTCCCCACCGAGATCGACCCCAACTCGGTGGAGACGCTCACCCGGCTCGCGGTGGACGACGGGCTGATCACCACGGCCCCGGACGGCAAGGAGCTGCTGCCGTGA